Genomic segment of Candoia aspera isolate rCanAsp1 chromosome 2, rCanAsp1.hap2, whole genome shotgun sequence:
TGgaaatgatggatttttttttttaccacagggaggaaagaaagaggtaACAGGAGGCTGCATTCCACAGAAGCAATATGTAATTAGTTACTGAAGCACACTGCTTTTAAAACCACTTATTAGACTTTTTAGTATAAAAGCTTATTTGTTAGAATTTTACATGGGATTCTTTCACCCAAGGACCAGAAGTCCCTACTACTTCTTCTGCAGGGATTCTGCACTTTTCAATTCTATTATCACTCAACagtaatatttgtgtgtgtgtctgtgtgtaacacccacacacccatatatatacgtatacgtatacatacacaccccctcacacccacatacatacatactacatAACTTAAGATCTCCTAATATGCACAAAAACCAAGGTAAGTATTTAATAAACACATATTATCATATAATTAGTAATTTAGTaatagtccctgaagttttcgtggcaaagtttttcagaagtggtttgccattgcctccttcttaggccTGAGGGAGAGAGACtagcccaaggtctcccagctggctttgtgcctacggtACAGGGCCAGCTCTAGAAATTTTGGTgccctaggcaaagtcatattctggaGCCCCcatggtttggctcatcttccaatttgtaaggaatttcaaaaaggcaccctcttgttacttttcttcttcttcgaGTTTTGATGCTTAACACTTATGATTTTCAGCCCAGGACaattttttgttcctttcttggacattttcatcCTATTTACAcagtaattttaattacatcagcacccattgttgtcatatggcaacaattctgcaaaattatatttaatcctCGAGCAGATGTGCTGGCTCACAGAGTGCACTGTTACTGCTTTTTGCTTCTTACTGTgttttttggaagtcttttcaatttcGGTGCCCCCTAAAATTTGGCACTCCTAGGCTGGTGCCCACTGGGCCTTAGCCTTGAGCTGGCCTTGCTAAGGTGGGATTGGAACTCATGTTTTCccagttgctagcctggtgccttaaacactacaccatactggctcccTTAGTAAATATTAcccttttttaaacaaagatgtTGGCCATTCTTTTTGAGTGGCCATAAAAGGAAATTGAATCCAACTGGGGCAAATAGTCACAATGATCTTGCTGAAGGACAGATTTAGACTGTGATAACAAGTCTGGTTCCTGTCCCATTGGAGCCACTTGGACTGGTACAAACTGAACCTACTTATATTTAAGCATTTTGAATGTTTTTGCTTTATACTATtgcaaaatgctttaaaaaggtTTAGGATTTAGGAGAAAGGTTATCAACTTTTTAAATCTTGTACAATGGCTCAGGTGCTCCcaaacaatgatgatgatgataataacgAGCCATTAAACTTAAATGATCTAAATCTCAACATTGCTAAAGCTAGCAAGGTTTCAGCAATTTCATTCTTATGCTATTAATGTACTGTGAAGTTCTCGCTTGAAATCCTGCTAAGAACAACACCTTATGAAATTTGGTGATCTTTTGAGATTTAaaccatttttgaaaagaaaaaataaaaatattatttggaagTTCAACATATGCCCTCTGATGGTGCTGTGAGTACAGGAGATGCATGATAAATAGATTGAAGGTATTATGTAGAAGCAACTTTTATGCTCAACATTTtagtactgttttttttaatggttgagcagtttcttttttattgtcaGGCTGATCAAACAATATGGCTCTTGTTATAACAATACAGCAATGCATCATCAGATTAATATTCAACTGTCCCTGTGCCTAAGTCATGCActccactttaaaaatatctgtGCATCCTCTTTTTAGCTACTTTGGAGCCATGGAGGGTGGCACTACCACTCAAAAGTCTGAGCACAGCAACGATACACCCAGCTTGTCTTCTTCACAGTCATCTTCCTACGTACCTGTCAAACTAGAAGAATACGAGACACCAGGCTTCAGCATCAAAAAGCTTCTCACAAAAGCCAAAGAGAACTGCAACTGCAACCGGCAGAGTGTCCTCACCTTCTTCCTTCAGCTGTTCCCAGTAGTTGAGTGGATTCCTCATTACAAGATCAAGGAACAACTGCTGGGGGACATCATCTCAGGCCTGTTGGTAGGAGTTGTTGCCATCCCACAATCAATCTCTTATGCCCTCCTTGCAAGCCAGGATCCCATTTATGGGATCTACACCAACTTCTTCTGTGCCATTATTTATTTTGCCATGGCTACCTCACGCCATAATTGTGTCGGCTCTTTTGGGGTCCTGTGCCTGATGATTGGGGAGTCAGTAAACCAGCAGCTTAGGCTAGCGGGATACGAATTGGACTCTGACATGGATCTTTTGGTCAATGCCACGATGGATGGGACAAAGGCCTGTAACAAAGGTTGTTATGCAATCACAGTGGCAACCACTCTAACTTTTTTGGTTGGGCTTTATCAGGTAAGATAAATTCATCCTTCTTTTAAAAGAGTTACTTTCTTGTAAGTGTCCATCTAGTCTGAGCCAAAATATTGCCTTTACATTTAGTGTTCTGAACAGTCTTCATTCAAACTGAAACATTAATGCTGCTACTAGTGCAACCAAGTGTATCTCTACATGAACCCACAGGTCACCCAGGACTTCAGTAGCAAATGCCTGATTGTCATGAGAATTGATCTGGGAGCTTTTGCacggaaaacatttatttatgtatttatttgctttaatatCACTTCAATCATTCCAAGCCATATCTCTGAGTTACAAAACTGTTTTTGAAAaaagttttactttttttaaaaaatcaaactctGTTTGTTCCAGTTCTGACATATAACTTGTCACAATCAAGTTCTGTAAGTCACAATAGTAACCAGTTttgaaataataggaaaaaaatgcaagttgAGGTCTATCACCTTCTTCCTCATTGTGCCTAAATTTTTGAATCATGAATGctatttgcttttcctttcagaTCCTTCTAGGGGTCCTCCAGTTGGGCTTCATCTCAGTATATCTTTCAGAGCCTCTTCTGAGTGGGTTTGTGACAGGGTCCTCCCTTACCATTCTCACTTCCCAAATGAACCTTCTGTTGGGACTGAAGATCCCTCGGCATGATGGAATGGGCTCCCTTGTTTTAACGTGGATTGACATCTTCAGATATATTGGCAAGACCAACATCTGTGATTTGGTAACCAGCCTTGTGGCTTTAGTTCTGATTGTGCCAGTAAAGGAAATCAACAATTTATTTAAGGACAAAATGAAGGCTCCATTTCCCATAGAACTTCTGGTGGTCATTGCAGCTACACTGCTGTCACATTTCCTTAACTTCAATGAAAGATACAAGTCTAAAATTTGTGGTACAATTCCCACTGGTTTCAAACAACCTGCTAtcccagatctgagccttgtgtCAAATCTGGCAGTTGATGCTCTACCCATTGCCATAATTGGTTTTGCTATGACTGTCTCACTGTCAGAAACATTTGGCAAGAAGCATGGTTATCCTGTCCGGCCCAACCAAGAGATGATTGCCCTTGGGATGGGAAATCTGATCCCATCTTTCTTCTATTGCTTTGCTACCTGTGCAGCCTTGTCAAAGACTTTGCTGAAAGAATCAACTGGATGTCATACTCAAATATCAAGCTTGGTATCTTCAGCTGTGTTGATCCTGGTATTGTTGTGGGTTGCCCCTCTTTTCTATTCACTGCAAACTTGCATCTTGGGTGTGGTTACAATTGTTAATCTCAGGGGAGGATTGCAGAAATTTGCTGATATACCCAAGATGTGGCGGATCAGCAAAATGGACACTATAGTCTGGTGGGTAACCATGTTGTCCTCATCACTGATCTCCACAGAACTGGGCCTTCTGACAGGAGTCTGCTTTGCCCTGCTCTGCATCATCTTACGCACCCAGTGGCCCCGAGCCACCCTTCTAGGTAAGGTGAAAGACTCAGAAATCTATGAGGATCAGTTTACCTACAAGAGGATCAGTAGCATTGCAAATATCAAGATCTTCCGCTTTGATACCTCTCTTTACTATGCAAACAAGAACTACTTCAAAAGTTCACTTTTCCAGAAAACAGGGGTGAATCCTTCCCTAGTTGCTGCTATACAACAAAAAGCTCAAGCTAAAGCAAACCTAAGCAAAAATgaaatttgtttttcttcctggttGAACTGCCTAAGGGGAACCAAGACCCCAAAGGCTTCAGCAGATGGTCCTGGTACCTCCGTAGATATGCATACCTTGATCATTGACTGTGGAGCCATGCAGTTTATAGATAGTGTAGGCCTTAATGTGCTGAAGGAGACTCGGCAGGATTACAAGAAGATTGGTATCCAGGTCCTGCTGGCCAATTGTAACCCCTCCATACGGCGTTTGCTCCAGGCAGGAGGTTGGCTCTCTGGGATGCAAGAGCTGCTCTCATTCCACAGCATACATGCTGCTGTGCAGTTTGCGGAGAAACAGGATCAAGCTCAACAGACAGAGAGCACGGTGTCAAAAGATGTCCTCAGCCCAGAAGCCGAGGATGTCCCAATAGCCTTGAGTCTGGAAGGACCTCTCTAGGCCTGCATTGAAGCAGGGTGTGTGCTTTTGAGGAACTAgttcaataattattttaacaagAAGAAAGGACTGGCTGCCAATAACCCAAGATAATATGCATTTCAGTTGTGGCAAGCCAAGATGGCGCAAGAGAATAATTATACTCTGTTGTTACGTTA
This window contains:
- the LOC134490018 gene encoding sulfate transporter-like, whose amino-acid sequence is MDPEKIRAILNWECPRTRWQLQSFLGFSNYYHQFIQGFAEIALPLTDLLRTKGLGKTRKVKNPGAVLNWTPEYQAAFEKLKTFFTTEPILRHSDPECPFVVQSTGQTPFRVVFGQDFVPIPELPQPPSTSCSAYEWAAQLADFWPVISYFGAMEGGTTTQKSEHSNDTPSLSSSQSSSYVPVKLEEYETPGFSIKKLLTKAKENCNCNRQSVLTFFLQLFPVVEWIPHYKIKEQLLGDIISGLLVGVVAIPQSISYALLASQDPIYGIYTNFFCAIIYFAMATSRHNCVGSFGVLCLMIGESVNQQLRLAGYELDSDMDLLVNATMDGTKACNKGCYAITVATTLTFLVGLYQILLGVLQLGFISVYLSEPLLSGFVTGSSLTILTSQMNLLLGLKIPRHDGMGSLVLTWIDIFRYIGKTNICDLVTSLVALVLIVPVKEINNLFKDKMKAPFPIELLVVIAATLLSHFLNFNERYKSKICGTIPTGFKQPAIPDLSLVSNLAVDALPIAIIGFAMTVSLSETFGKKHGYPVRPNQEMIALGMGNLIPSFFYCFATCAALSKTLLKESTGCHTQISSLVSSAVLILVLLWVAPLFYSLQTCILGVVTIVNLRGGLQKFADIPKMWRISKMDTIVWWVTMLSSSLISTELGLLTGVCFALLCIILRTQWPRATLLGKVKDSEIYEDQFTYKRISSIANIKIFRFDTSLYYANKNYFKSSLFQKTGVNPSLVAAIQQKAQAKANLSKNEICFSSWLNCLRGTKTPKASADGPGTSVDMHTLIIDCGAMQFIDSVGLNVLKETRQDYKKIGIQVLLANCNPSIRRLLQAGGWLSGMQELLSFHSIHAAVQFAEKQDQAQQTESTVSKDVLSPEAEDVPIALSLEGPL